Proteins from a genomic interval of Tenacibaculum sp. SZ-18:
- the gldA gene encoding gliding motility-associated ABC transporter ATP-binding subunit GldA: MSIQFTSVTKTYGKQKAVNNISFSVQKGEIVGFLGPNGAGKSTTMKILTGYIQPTSGTVIVNDIDVVSNSIDTRKSIGYLPEHNPLYLEMYVKEYLSFHAAIHDTQQETIIDVIEKVGLTKESHKKIRQLSKGYRQRVGLAAAILHDPDVLILDEPTTGLDPNQLVEIRSLIKGLGKDKTVLLSTHIMQEVEAICDRVIIINNGEIVIDKNLAELKDSKEQVIKVGFDYKIEEQFLQRLPHITTIKNNYDNSWTLTFNTEEDMRPKLFDFAQEYGLKILELNSENKNLETLFREMTS, translated from the coding sequence ATGTCTATTCAATTTACATCAGTTACCAAAACATACGGCAAACAAAAAGCCGTAAACAACATATCATTTTCTGTTCAAAAAGGAGAAATTGTTGGTTTTCTTGGTCCTAACGGTGCTGGAAAATCAACAACTATGAAAATTTTAACAGGTTATATTCAACCAACTTCAGGAACTGTTATCGTAAACGATATTGATGTAGTTTCCAATAGTATTGATACTAGAAAAAGTATCGGTTATCTTCCTGAACACAACCCTTTGTATCTTGAAATGTACGTCAAAGAATATCTTTCTTTTCATGCAGCTATTCATGACACACAACAAGAAACAATAATTGACGTCATTGAAAAAGTAGGCTTAACAAAAGAATCACACAAAAAAATCCGTCAATTATCCAAAGGATATCGTCAAAGAGTTGGTTTAGCCGCAGCAATTTTACACGATCCTGATGTCTTGATTTTAGATGAGCCTACGACGGGATTAGATCCAAACCAATTAGTTGAAATTCGTTCTTTAATAAAAGGATTAGGAAAAGATAAGACGGTTCTTTTATCGACTCATATAATGCAGGAAGTAGAAGCAATTTGTGATAGAGTTATTATTATAAATAATGGAGAAATTGTAATTGACAAAAATTTAGCTGAATTAAAAGACTCTAAGGAACAAGTAATAAAGGTTGGGTTTGATTATAAAATTGAAGAACAGTTTTTACAGCGATTACCTCATATTACCACTATCAAAAATAACTACGATAACTCTTGGACATTAACTTTCAACACAGAAGAAGACATGCGTCCAAAACTATTTGATTTTGCTCAGGAATACGGACTAAAAATTCTTGAATTAAATTCTGAAAACAAAAATTTAGAGACTTTGTTTAGGGAAATGACTTCTTAA
- a CDS encoding dihydrofolate reductase has product MITIIAAIGKKNELGKNNDLIWHLPEDLKRFKRVTSGHHILMGRNTFESIGKPLPNRTTVIITRNNDYFKDGCLIAGSIEEAIQLAQNDEEIFIIGGAQIYKQAIQNPSVKKLDMTIVHESFDADVFFPEIDSTIWEETAREDFKADEKNKYDYSFVTYVRK; this is encoded by the coding sequence ATGATTACAATTATTGCCGCTATTGGTAAAAAGAACGAATTAGGAAAGAATAACGACCTAATTTGGCATTTACCTGAAGACTTAAAAAGATTTAAAAGAGTAACTTCTGGACATCACATATTAATGGGAAGAAATACTTTTGAAAGTATTGGAAAACCATTACCTAACAGAACTACCGTAATTATTACAAGAAATAATGACTATTTTAAAGATGGTTGCTTAATTGCAGGAAGTATAGAGGAAGCTATTCAACTGGCACAAAATGATGAGGAAATTTTCATTATAGGTGGTGCTCAAATTTACAAACAAGCTATTCAAAACCCTTCTGTTAAAAAACTAGACATGACTATTGTTCATGAAAGTTTTGATGCCGATGTGTTTTTTCCAGAAATTGATTCAACTATTTGGGAAGAGACAGCTAGAGAAGATTTTAAAGCTGACGAAAAAAATAAATACGATTATAGTTTCGTTACTTACGTTAGGAAATAA